One Chloroflexota bacterium genomic region harbors:
- a CDS encoding 4'-phosphopantetheinyl transferase superfamily protein — translation MTLFPVILPVAEDINELPQAKQAAFLSRVSREALKLSAEKSGITLGELSKNQDNAPLPFGHYCWSVSHKPRYVAAVVSSDKIGIDIEEVKPRNESLWSYVATGEEWDLCGGKSWDAFFRYWTAKEAVLKACGIGLGGLKACQVISVPDETDVVLQYRDCVYQVEQLRCNNHIVSVLKSDGEVEWVTPKVGGSLDRSGSCSNFPSWVEPAPRSMKTSQD, via the coding sequence ATGACTCTATTTCCCGTCATTCTGCCAGTCGCCGAAGACATCAACGAGCTTCCCCAGGCAAAGCAGGCAGCTTTTCTGAGCAGGGTCTCGCGGGAGGCCCTGAAACTGAGTGCCGAAAAGAGCGGCATCACACTTGGGGAGCTTTCCAAGAACCAGGACAATGCTCCGCTTCCCTTTGGCCACTATTGCTGGTCCGTTTCCCACAAACCGAGATATGTGGCCGCAGTTGTCAGCAGTGACAAGATCGGGATTGATATCGAGGAAGTGAAGCCTCGAAACGAATCGCTGTGGAGCTATGTTGCCACCGGGGAGGAATGGGATCTGTGCGGAGGAAAGTCCTGGGACGCCTTCTTCCGCTACTGGACTGCCAAAGAGGCGGTTTTGAAAGCTTGTGGCATTGGTCTAGGGGGGCTGAAGGCCTGTCAGGTGATCTCGGTGCCCGATGAGACCGATGTTGTCCTGCAATACCGGGACTGCGTCTACCAGGTGGAACAGTTGCGCTGCAACAATCACATCGTCTCTGTCCTCAAATCCGACGGCGAGGTGGAGTGGGTAACCCCAAAAGTCGGCGGATCGTTAGATCGTTCAGGGTCTTGTAGCAATTTCCCATCCTGGGTTGAGCCAGCACCACGAAGCATGAAGACCAGCCAAGATTAG
- a CDS encoding 3-oxoacyl-ACP synthase III — MRYEKVCVEALGYELPDKVVTSLSLEEKLLPVYKKLNRSFGRLEAMTGIRERRLWDKSVQPSQVSTRAAERAIAKTGIDRKDIECLLHTSVSRDFLEPATATVVHDSLGLPPTAMIFDISNACLGFVNGMITLANMIELGQVKAGIVVGAESSVPLIDATVNELLNDGEISRTKLNLGLASLTMGSGAASAILCHSSISKAGHKLVGGVVRTASQHNGLCRVEGDACVSDADNCPSMRADPQGVLKNGVKLVCEAWYALMEELGWKASEIDMVFGHQVSAVHQRIVLDTLGLDRSKGFSTVEYLGNIGSVSLPISLAKGIEENRLKAGNKVVMMGAGSGLCSILLGLEW; from the coding sequence ATGCGGTACGAAAAAGTATGCGTTGAAGCACTGGGCTACGAACTCCCAGATAAGGTGGTTACATCGTTAAGCCTGGAAGAGAAGCTGCTCCCGGTGTACAAGAAGCTGAACCGCTCTTTTGGACGTCTCGAAGCCATGACAGGGATCCGTGAACGGCGTCTGTGGGATAAATCAGTGCAACCCAGCCAGGTCAGTACCAGAGCAGCCGAAAGGGCCATAGCTAAGACTGGAATCGACAGAAAAGACATCGAATGTCTACTCCACACTTCCGTAAGCCGTGACTTTCTGGAGCCAGCAACAGCTACCGTGGTTCACGACTCCCTGGGGCTTCCTCCGACGGCTATGATCTTTGATATCTCAAATGCCTGCCTTGGCTTCGTCAATGGCATGATCACCCTGGCCAATATGATTGAACTGGGGCAAGTGAAAGCAGGCATCGTGGTGGGCGCTGAGAGCAGCGTGCCACTGATTGATGCCACAGTCAATGAACTCTTGAATGATGGAGAGATTAGCAGAACCAAGCTTAACCTCGGTCTCGCCTCGCTAACTATGGGCTCAGGAGCAGCGTCCGCCATATTGTGCCACTCTTCCATCTCAAAAGCAGGGCACAAACTGGTGGGCGGTGTGGTACGCACTGCCTCACAGCACAACGGCCTGTGTCGTGTCGAGGGCGATGCCTGTGTCTCCGATGCTGATAATTGCCCCAGTATGCGAGCCGATCCTCAAGGAGTCCTGAAGAATGGCGTAAAACTGGTGTGCGAGGCGTGGTATGCCTTGATGGAAGAGCTGGGCTGGAAGGCCTCGGAGATCGACATGGTTTTTGGCCACCAGGTTAGTGCCGTCCATCAGCGGATAGTGTTGGACACCCTCGGGCTGGATAGATCAAAGGGATTCTCTACGGTGGAATATCTGGGAAACATTGGCTCAGTATCGCTTCCCATTTCCCTGGCTAAAGGAATTGAGGAGAACCGCTTGAAGGCTGGCAATAAGGTTGTCATGATGGGAGCCGGCAGTGGCTTGTGCTCCATCCTGCTGGGACTGGAGTGGTAG
- a CDS encoding CoA activase, with product MLSMLCESGEMGITRSSKAYMGIDVGSVSLNIAILDEKLQILESVYERTMGQPLQVLIAALDRLKRDFPELKGAVSTGSARNLVADILVIDRENEIVTQGKAVAYLHPEVRTVIEIGGQDSKLIFLKRNEKDGRPVIVDHALNEICAAGTGSFLDQQACRLGVSIEDEFGDLVLRSERPAVIAGRCSVFAKSDMIHLQQAGTPTEDIVAGLCYALARNYMSNLGKGRRFQKPVAFQGGVAANKGVVKAFEDLLGLESGELIIPQHFKIMGAIGAAITALEGRNDNCFSLQKATEHLRQYVAEKAKEAKRSHLRPLISKGTSFGSLKETPGFGEGQKQKVYLGIDVGASSVKVVALDEHKDLLAKRYILREGEPIEVVKKVLADVGDEIAERVEIQGVGVTGSGRYFVGDFVGADLAVNEITAQARATLEIDKTVDTILEIGGQDSKYIRLKNGAVVDFEMNKVCAAGTGSFLQEQAGRLNVSMEREFSDLALTSEAPVDLGTRCTVFMESDLIHHQQVGAPKEDLLAGLAYSIANNYIEKVVGNKRIGQNVCFQGGVAGNESVVAAFENILGRAVAVPEAHKVTGAIGAALIVMEKRKGSPVRSSFAGFRLHDREYGVESFQCRHCPNSCEIKRVSIGGRLRSFYGGICDRYDIVAGSPATTAQEDGPQYHRSLAAEDLPDLFREREEMFMRYYRGDELDPSSPAIGIPRILMFFEQFPLWAAFFAALKLRVVLSDRTNSKLVHRGLQEVLAETCYPAKVAYGHMANLIEKGVDCVFLPSVIDLEKGGDDVNRSYNCPYIQAIPFMLGAAFDTKIKIVSPTIFMAEEKRNLEAQMMQIGKEFGKESKDITAAIAAALEAQEEFERWRLKRGQEVLESLGRGKKGVVVIGKPYNVHDVGLNLNISKKLRKLGIMAIPYDMLSLDSVRLPPQYSNLVWKNEQNLLRAAMLVKQSRGLSPIMITNYGCGPDAFFAKYLEDTMGEDPYLVLEVDEHSGDAGMMTRLEAFLDTLNRPKGEISEEGGEDLSVVGSQGAISIFKPSKKIRELERTLYIFNGSGHSHIWAAALQSVGIDARVLPMPDELSEELGRKYVSTKECHPYLVTTGDLVKKVQSEDFDPDRSAFVTLNFDGSCRLSQYGLSQKLTLKKLGLSQVPVIAPITSIRHDEATRMFGLKWAAAIWKGWLATDVLLKKLLHTRPYETNKGESDRVYQKAIEELSSATVNGSFPEALGKSIAAMNAIPVKRESRPIIGVVGEFYSCMNPWANNDIVKNLESLGAEVRYGPSTTDYLVYFNEMYPSIHASRGEYLASLYYCLRRRWFMGWKNKIERMLGDGLYDDCRVPRVAERVRAIAPYVTEAIDPVVTVNMSKAEGYAARGCSGIANLIVLNCLYGTLTTAIYKKLQREHNRIPILTMTYEGLKPTNEQTRIEAFMHQAKLYHDRYGTA from the coding sequence ATGCTGTCGATGCTTTGTGAGTCAGGAGAAATGGGAATAACACGCTCAAGCAAGGCCTACATGGGGATAGATGTAGGCTCGGTTAGCCTGAATATCGCCATATTGGATGAGAAGCTCCAAATTCTGGAAAGCGTCTACGAGAGGACAATGGGGCAACCCCTTCAGGTGTTAATCGCGGCACTAGATCGCCTGAAGAGAGATTTCCCTGAGTTGAAGGGTGCAGTGAGCACGGGCAGCGCCCGCAACCTCGTGGCCGATATCCTGGTGATAGATAGGGAAAATGAGATTGTGACGCAAGGGAAGGCGGTGGCCTATCTTCATCCCGAAGTCCGAACGGTGATCGAGATTGGCGGGCAGGACTCAAAGCTGATCTTTCTGAAGCGGAATGAAAAGGACGGCAGGCCAGTCATTGTAGACCACGCGCTTAACGAAATATGCGCTGCTGGAACGGGCTCTTTTCTTGACCAGCAGGCATGTCGTCTGGGCGTTTCTATTGAGGATGAATTTGGCGACCTGGTCTTGAGGTCTGAAAGGCCGGCTGTTATCGCTGGCCGGTGCAGCGTTTTCGCCAAGTCTGACATGATCCATTTGCAGCAGGCGGGAACCCCAACAGAGGACATAGTGGCCGGACTATGCTACGCCCTGGCCAGAAACTATATGAGCAACCTAGGCAAGGGGAGAAGGTTCCAGAAGCCCGTAGCCTTCCAGGGGGGGGTGGCGGCCAACAAAGGCGTGGTAAAGGCTTTTGAGGACCTGCTTGGGCTCGAGTCGGGCGAATTAATTATTCCCCAGCATTTCAAAATCATGGGCGCTATCGGTGCGGCAATCACTGCCCTGGAAGGAAGGAATGACAACTGCTTCAGCCTGCAAAAGGCAACAGAGCACTTGAGGCAATATGTGGCTGAGAAGGCGAAGGAGGCAAAGAGATCCCACTTGAGACCGCTGATCAGCAAGGGAACCAGCTTTGGCTCCCTGAAGGAGACGCCTGGCTTTGGAGAGGGGCAGAAGCAGAAGGTGTACCTCGGTATCGACGTTGGCGCGTCCAGTGTGAAGGTAGTCGCTCTCGATGAACACAAGGATCTGCTGGCCAAGAGATATATCCTGCGAGAAGGCGAGCCCATCGAGGTGGTCAAGAAGGTGCTTGCCGACGTAGGAGATGAGATAGCAGAGCGCGTTGAGATTCAGGGGGTGGGGGTTACCGGCAGCGGTCGCTATTTTGTAGGGGATTTTGTTGGGGCTGACCTGGCAGTCAATGAGATCACGGCTCAAGCCAGGGCAACTCTGGAAATTGATAAGACAGTGGACACCATACTTGAAATAGGGGGCCAGGATTCAAAATACATCCGCCTGAAGAATGGTGCGGTGGTCGACTTTGAAATGAACAAGGTCTGCGCCGCCGGAACTGGTTCTTTCCTCCAGGAACAAGCGGGCAGGCTCAATGTAAGTATGGAAAGGGAATTCAGTGACCTGGCTCTCACTTCAGAAGCCCCTGTAGACCTGGGGACCCGCTGTACGGTCTTCATGGAGTCCGATTTGATACACCACCAGCAGGTGGGTGCGCCAAAGGAAGACCTCCTGGCTGGTCTGGCTTACTCCATTGCCAACAATTACATCGAGAAAGTAGTGGGCAATAAGAGGATCGGTCAGAACGTATGTTTCCAGGGCGGCGTGGCTGGGAACGAGAGCGTGGTGGCTGCTTTCGAGAATATCCTGGGAAGGGCTGTGGCAGTGCCGGAGGCTCATAAAGTGACCGGCGCTATAGGGGCGGCCTTGATTGTCATGGAGAAGAGAAAAGGCTCTCCGGTAAGAAGCAGTTTCGCTGGTTTTCGCCTCCATGATAGGGAGTATGGAGTAGAGTCCTTTCAGTGCCGTCATTGTCCCAATAGCTGCGAGATAAAGAGGGTCTCTATCGGAGGCAGACTCAGATCGTTCTATGGCGGTATCTGTGACAGATACGACATCGTGGCAGGCAGCCCAGCCACGACCGCACAAGAGGACGGCCCACAGTATCATAGAAGCCTGGCTGCTGAAGACCTTCCCGATCTTTTCAGGGAAAGGGAAGAGATGTTTATGCGCTATTACAGGGGGGACGAACTTGATCCGAGTTCCCCGGCCATCGGAATCCCCCGGATATTGATGTTCTTTGAGCAATTTCCTCTGTGGGCGGCGTTTTTCGCTGCCTTGAAGCTAAGGGTGGTGCTTTCTGACAGGACCAATAGCAAGCTGGTCCACCGGGGGCTTCAGGAGGTTCTGGCGGAGACCTGCTACCCGGCCAAAGTAGCTTACGGTCACATGGCTAATCTCATAGAAAAGGGTGTGGACTGCGTATTCCTGCCCAGCGTGATTGATCTGGAAAAAGGTGGGGATGATGTGAACCGGAGCTACAACTGTCCCTACATCCAGGCGATCCCTTTTATGCTGGGGGCTGCCTTCGACACCAAGATCAAGATCGTGAGCCCCACCATATTCATGGCAGAAGAAAAGAGAAACCTCGAGGCGCAGATGATGCAGATCGGGAAGGAGTTTGGGAAAGAGAGCAAGGACATCACCGCGGCCATAGCGGCCGCCCTTGAGGCTCAAGAAGAGTTTGAAAGGTGGCGCCTCAAAAGAGGGCAAGAGGTGCTGGAGAGCCTTGGCCGGGGCAAGAAGGGGGTGGTGGTAATAGGCAAACCTTACAACGTTCATGACGTTGGGTTGAACCTCAATATTTCTAAGAAGCTGCGCAAGCTGGGAATAATGGCCATACCCTACGACATGCTGTCTCTGGATAGTGTTAGATTGCCGCCTCAGTACTCTAACCTGGTGTGGAAGAATGAGCAGAACCTTCTGAGGGCAGCAATGCTGGTGAAGCAGAGCAGAGGCCTTAGTCCCATCATGATCACCAACTATGGCTGCGGCCCGGACGCTTTCTTTGCCAAGTATCTTGAGGATACTATGGGTGAAGACCCGTACCTGGTTCTGGAGGTGGATGAACACAGCGGCGACGCCGGAATGATGACCAGGCTGGAAGCCTTCCTTGACACCCTCAACAGGCCGAAGGGCGAAATATCCGAGGAAGGTGGAGAAGACCTGAGCGTGGTTGGCTCTCAGGGGGCGATAAGCATCTTCAAGCCTTCGAAGAAGATCAGGGAACTGGAAAGGACGCTTTACATCTTCAATGGTTCCGGTCACTCCCATATCTGGGCGGCTGCTCTTCAGTCAGTAGGGATAGATGCCAGGGTATTGCCCATGCCTGATGAGCTATCGGAAGAGCTGGGCCGGAAGTATGTTTCTACCAAGGAGTGCCATCCCTACCTGGTTACCACAGGGGATTTGGTCAAAAAGGTTCAGTCTGAGGATTTCGACCCGGACAGGTCGGCCTTTGTCACCTTGAATTTCGATGGCTCTTGCCGCCTGAGCCAGTACGGCCTGTCCCAGAAGCTTACCCTCAAGAAACTGGGGTTAAGCCAGGTACCGGTGATCGCCCCCATCACCTCCATACGCCACGACGAGGCCACCCGAATGTTCGGCCTCAAGTGGGCGGCTGCCATCTGGAAAGGCTGGCTGGCCACCGATGTCTTGCTGAAAAAGCTGCTTCATACCCGGCCCTACGAGACGAACAAAGGCGAAAGTGACAGGGTCTATCAAAAAGCGATAGAGGAGCTGTCTTCGGCCACTGTCAACGGCAGCTTTCCTGAGGCTTTGGGGAAGTCAATCGCTGCTATGAACGCCATTCCGGTGAAGAGGGAGAGCAGGCCGATCATAGGGGTTGTGGGCGAGTTTTATAGCTGCATGAACCCCTGGGCTAACAACGATATAGTCAAGAATCTGGAGTCCCTGGGGGCAGAGGTGAGGTACGGGCCTAGCACCACCGACTACCTGGTGTATTTCAATGAAATGTACCCCAGCATTCACGCTTCCAGGGGGGAGTATCTGGCTTCCCTCTACTATTGCCTCAGAAGGCGCTGGTTCATGGGCTGGAAGAATAAGATCGAGCGGATGCTGGGAGATGGCCTCTATGACGACTGCCGTGTACCGAGAGTGGCAGAGCGGGTCAGGGCCATCGCCCCATACGTGACTGAGGCTATAGACCCGGTGGTAACGGTGAACATGTCTAAGGCGGAGGGCTATGCTGCCAGAGGTTGCAGCGGCATAGCCAACCTCATTGTCCTGAACTGCCTTTATGGTACTTTGACGACGGCCATCTACAAGAAGCTACAGAGGGAGCACAATCGCATTCCGATTCTTACCATGACCTATGAGGGGCTAAAGCCGACCAACGAGCAAACCAGGATCGAGGCTTTCATGCATCAGGCCAAGCTATACCATGACAGGTACGGCACGGCCTGA
- a CDS encoding metal-dependent hydrolase, with amino-acid sequence MEGASVMSWAAHELENFYFLKHIGRRVSYLGLLVGALAPDFLTKLYTYGLNIGGIHLKAENPAQFHRGWPGLGFTTSLMAGVIFAGLIYLISKRNKAWFFGVLVGYSAHVITDSFDSVGVMMFWPFYNGNISFGMWAYGAGEGKYGDAIAYYSSLGFVMDAAWVLIVVVFAWRVLSSEYFRTVVRPADPAWGWLERKIALPERAWLAFYRAFFFYGACRTISWSIWAHLVQGAPWDLSWGGPYWVAPFDPW; translated from the coding sequence ATGGAGGGGGCATCGGTCATGAGCTGGGCAGCCCACGAGCTGGAGAATTTCTATTTTCTGAAGCACATAGGGCGGCGGGTCTCCTACCTGGGTCTGCTGGTCGGCGCCCTCGCTCCTGACTTCCTCACCAAGCTTTACACCTACGGCTTGAACATCGGCGGTATCCATCTTAAGGCTGAAAATCCGGCCCAGTTCCACCGTGGCTGGCCGGGGTTGGGATTCACGACCTCACTCATGGCTGGGGTGATATTCGCTGGCTTGATTTATCTCATCAGCAAGAGGAATAAGGCCTGGTTCTTCGGAGTGCTAGTCGGGTACTCGGCCCATGTCATCACTGATTCGTTCGATAGCGTGGGGGTGATGATGTTCTGGCCCTTCTATAACGGCAATATCAGTTTCGGGATGTGGGCCTACGGTGCTGGCGAAGGAAAGTACGGTGATGCGATCGCCTACTACAGCAGTCTCGGCTTTGTTATGGACGCAGCTTGGGTGCTCATCGTCGTAGTATTTGCTTGGCGGGTGCTGAGCAGTGAATACTTCCGCACTGTCGTGCGGCCCGCTGATCCCGCCTGGGGTTGGCTGGAGCGCAAGATTGCCCTGCCCGAGCGAGCCTGGCTGGCCTTCTATCGGGCCTTTTTCTTCTATGGCGCCTGCCGGACTATCTCTTGGTCAATATGGGCGCACCTCGTCCAGGGAGCACCCTGGGATCTGAGTTGGGGTGGGCCGTACTGGGTGGCACCTTTTGATCCTTGGTGA
- a CDS encoding 4Fe-4S dicluster domain-containing protein codes for MHHETTRALYELFPLEDKNDFFALYLYLKYIDHFIYHVFQSSGLPAVKPPGKLADELEDMIEAYAQQIGEAAMSSDTNIYHGKVVKLQDAIKLVTQREDLNLPLSEKVIPFKLARDVILKNPDSIAVGTCVCRAVSPNPCLPPPQEVCLFVGDPFASFLDVHNPKFRRISQAEAVKVIEDAHRRGDVHCAYFKKEAGNRFVAICNCCDCCCLGIRMWNQLGGTIPFLAPSGYVAQVRDDCNGCGACAENTCRFKAISMDDGGEKAVISFERCMGCGVCEDVCPIGAISLRRETSKGEPLDLEELKSQTKAD; via the coding sequence ATGCACCACGAGACAACAAGAGCACTTTACGAACTCTTTCCCTTGGAAGATAAGAACGACTTTTTCGCGCTCTACCTTTATCTGAAGTACATTGATCATTTCATCTACCACGTTTTTCAATCCTCTGGTCTTCCTGCAGTGAAGCCTCCAGGTAAGTTGGCCGACGAACTGGAAGATATGATCGAGGCTTACGCACAGCAGATAGGTGAGGCAGCAATGAGCTCTGACACCAATATTTACCACGGAAAAGTAGTGAAGTTGCAGGATGCCATAAAACTGGTGACGCAGAGGGAAGACTTAAACTTGCCTCTGTCTGAGAAAGTGATTCCCTTTAAGCTAGCTAGAGACGTAATTCTGAAAAACCCTGATTCTATTGCGGTGGGCACCTGCGTTTGCCGTGCTGTTTCACCAAATCCCTGTCTTCCGCCTCCCCAGGAGGTTTGCCTTTTTGTCGGTGATCCCTTTGCCTCTTTTCTCGATGTTCACAACCCGAAGTTTCGGCGAATCTCGCAGGCGGAGGCCGTGAAAGTAATTGAGGACGCCCACAGGCGAGGCGACGTTCACTGCGCCTACTTTAAGAAGGAAGCAGGCAATCGGTTTGTTGCCATCTGTAACTGCTGCGATTGCTGCTGCCTGGGGATCAGAATGTGGAACCAGCTAGGGGGCACCATACCATTTTTGGCCCCTTCGGGCTATGTTGCTCAGGTGAGGGACGATTGCAATGGTTGTGGAGCTTGTGCCGAGAATACCTGCCGGTTCAAGGCCATCAGCATGGATGACGGAGGAGAAAAGGCTGTTATCAGCTTTGAAAGATGCATGGGCTGCGGCGTTTGCGAGGACGTCTGCCCTATCGGAGCCATCAGCCTGCGAAGAGAGACATCCAAGGGCGAGCCTCTTGATCTGGAGGAATTGAAGAGCCAAACGAAAGCCGATTGA
- a CDS encoding Lrp/AsnC family transcriptional regulator — MTNEYFRTELDEIDLGLIRELQANPRQSNREMASRLGINAATVSRRLRRLREERVIHVVGIATRIALGYHTSAFIAINVEAGRIDFVVDNLASLPEISNMDITAGRYDILAWVTCRDLVDFHIFLTKKLGAVSGIRDTEVMIVLKNVKFSFGLAVDNMATSPKDLDPLDLALIKELEIDGRLNNSHLAKRLHISWRSVRSRLDRLVSEGVLQFAAIPSRYPLGYAAETLILIKAELSRIDDVAQIVARFDEVETVVVAAGRFQIIAWASFRDPKHIYGFLRSELGAIQGIVSYETLISLGATQSFPQLLSHDRQPLRWKTPAVAEKNRRQAKP, encoded by the coding sequence ATGACCAACGAGTATTTCCGAACCGAACTTGATGAGATCGATCTCGGCCTGATCAGGGAGTTGCAGGCTAATCCCAGGCAGAGCAACCGTGAGATGGCTTCAAGGCTTGGCATTAATGCAGCCACCGTGAGCAGAAGGCTGAGGAGACTTCGCGAGGAACGTGTCATCCATGTGGTGGGTATTGCCACCCGAATCGCGCTGGGATATCACACCAGCGCTTTCATTGCCATCAATGTCGAGGCAGGGAGAATTGATTTTGTGGTGGACAACCTGGCCTCCCTTCCAGAAATCAGCAACATGGATATCACCGCCGGTCGCTATGACATATTAGCCTGGGTGACATGCCGTGACTTGGTGGATTTCCACATCTTCTTGACCAAGAAACTGGGTGCTGTCTCCGGCATACGAGACACCGAGGTCATGATCGTCTTGAAGAACGTGAAGTTTTCCTTTGGCCTAGCGGTCGATAATATGGCGACTTCACCTAAGGATCTCGATCCACTGGATTTGGCGCTGATCAAGGAACTGGAAATTGATGGGCGACTGAATAATAGCCATCTGGCAAAGAGGCTGCATATAAGCTGGCGCTCGGTGCGCAGCAGGCTGGACAGACTTGTAAGCGAAGGCGTCCTCCAGTTCGCTGCTATCCCGAGCCGGTATCCCTTAGGTTATGCAGCGGAGACATTGATACTGATCAAAGCCGAACTCAGCAGAATCGATGACGTGGCACAAATCGTGGCGCGCTTTGACGAAGTTGAAACTGTGGTCGTAGCTGCGGGGCGCTTTCAAATAATTGCCTGGGCCAGTTTCCGCGACCCAAAGCACATATACGGCTTTCTCCGCAGTGAACTCGGGGCCATACAGGGTATTGTGAGCTATGAGACACTGATTAGCCTTGGAGCCACGCAGTCCTTTCCCCAACTATTGTCCCATGATCGCCAACCGCTCCGATGGAAGACACCGGCAGTGGCTGAAAAGAATCGGCGGCAAGCCAAGCCTTGA
- a CDS encoding ABC transporter substrate-binding protein, giving the protein MIARRGKVNCKCKIGVAFLLILVILAPVSLSCGGGGGGRVTITIGELTDFTGPAGPACKPIHYVIEDIPRYYNEENLIPGVKVKIAAYDTKTDPARELIGYEWCKGRGAKVVISYMPGAAEVLKPFAERDKVVIAALGALPSVFEPPGWVFGFSNTQFWAMKSLLQWVSDSLWDYDTQRIPKIGLAGWSDPSSHNLDKAIKEYVEKHPGKFDYMGGYFSAVGTTIFKGTTEKLKDCDYITSGSGMAMPYILRELRAIDSKARLIDATGSVGSFKGFYVDLVGWEIIDGTLFTNQSIYWNESTPIVDLAKTLLHQYRPSEAEEIIKAGVGYVGAAHQTTAILEVLQQAIQKVGTENFDGQAYFDAAIGYKTTSAMWEGYPEWGFSQTKRYLMDHNVIYEFSAREQDLLRITDWLPMVKE; this is encoded by the coding sequence CTGATAGCCAGGAGGGGTAAAGTGAATTGCAAGTGTAAAATTGGTGTAGCTTTCCTTTTGATCCTGGTTATTTTAGCACCAGTTTCCTTGAGTTGTGGTGGTGGGGGAGGTGGCAGGGTGACTATCACCATAGGCGAACTGACGGATTTTACCGGACCAGCCGGACCAGCCTGTAAGCCTATTCATTACGTAATAGAGGACATACCCAGGTACTACAACGAAGAAAACCTTATCCCTGGGGTGAAGGTAAAGATTGCTGCCTACGATACCAAGACCGATCCTGCCAGGGAGTTGATTGGCTATGAGTGGTGCAAGGGCCGGGGGGCGAAGGTAGTCATAAGCTACATGCCTGGGGCGGCAGAGGTATTGAAACCTTTTGCGGAGAGGGATAAGGTCGTCATAGCTGCCCTGGGTGCCTTGCCGTCTGTATTTGAGCCTCCGGGATGGGTTTTTGGCTTTTCGAACACTCAGTTCTGGGCAATGAAGAGCCTTTTGCAGTGGGTTAGCGACAGTCTGTGGGATTATGATACCCAGAGAATTCCCAAGATTGGCCTGGCAGGCTGGAGCGATCCGTCTTCCCATAACCTGGACAAGGCGATAAAGGAATATGTCGAGAAGCACCCCGGCAAGTTTGACTACATGGGTGGTTATTTTTCCGCCGTGGGCACGACGATCTTCAAAGGTACAACGGAGAAACTGAAGGACTGTGATTATATAACTAGTGGTTCTGGCATGGCGATGCCTTACATCTTAAGGGAGTTGCGAGCCATAGACTCTAAGGCGAGGCTTATTGATGCCACTGGTAGCGTTGGTTCTTTCAAGGGCTTCTACGTGGATCTCGTTGGCTGGGAGATCATTGACGGGACCTTGTTCACCAATCAGTCCATCTACTGGAATGAATCAACACCGATTGTCGACCTGGCTAAGACCCTCCTTCACCAGTACCGCCCATCTGAAGCCGAGGAAATCATTAAGGCTGGCGTAGGTTATGTTGGTGCGGCTCACCAAACGACCGCCATTCTCGAAGTCCTGCAGCAGGCGATACAAAAGGTGGGGACGGAGAATTTCGATGGTCAAGCCTACTTTGACGCCGCCATAGGTTACAAGACCACGAGCGCCATGTGGGAAGGCTACCCTGAATGGGGGTTCAGTCAGACTAAACGCTACTTGATGGATCACAATGTGATATATGAATTCAGTGCCAGAGAGCAAGACCTCTTAAGGATCACTGATTGGCTACCCATGGTAAAGGAATGA